One genomic segment of Salminus brasiliensis chromosome 6, fSalBra1.hap2, whole genome shotgun sequence includes these proteins:
- the LOC140556744 gene encoding protein SSUH2 homolog — translation MSAAPAAAADVPSAPPASMFDSVPGYEGTVEGGGDGNLPPPMPTVSMPEPDPAPHPLDTHIPSITEEAAHEAFVSYASSKCCYSTGPAKDGVITSMEPFNTYRYRLETFTESRSTKWLHEPYTNQPVDAGIQRAPGPWEVPAQVPAFFEDNTQNIRVPYTSSVKICHTCLGIGRLPCKECVGSGRKVCLMCNGSGVQPNSEVCMHCNGGGRVTCLRCGGRGSRQCNTCNGKRQLLVFINLKVQWTNNKEDFVEEQSSGLKMKKFSKVSGREMFQDFQNILHPVMGFPDPAVAQASERLLKEHQSQYGQVSRILQQRHTIELIPVMRVTYSWKEKTYIYFVFGNEMSVNADDYPATCCCCSVM, via the exons ATGTCGGCGGCCCCCGCAGCAGCCGCAGATGTCCCGTCGGCACCCCCTGCCAGTATGTTTGACAGTGTACCAGGCTATGAGGGGACAGTTGAGGGTGGAGGAG ACGGGAATCTTCCTCCTCCTATGCCGACTGTGTCGATGCCTGAACCAGACCCTGCCC CACACCCTTTAGATACACA caTTCCCTCCATTACAGAGGAAGCTGCACATGAGGCCTTTGTGAGCTATGCCTCCAGCAAATGCTGTTACAGCACTGGCCCAGCCAAAGACGGAGTCATCACCAGCATGGAGCCTTTTAATACCTACAGG TATCGCTTGGAAACCTTCACTGAGTCCAGATCTACTAAATGGCTTCACGAGCCTTATACCA ATCAACCTGTAGATGCAGGAATCCAGCGTGCACCAGGGCCATGGGAGGTACCAGCCCAGGTGCCAGCCTTCTTTGAGGACAACACACAGAACATCAGAGTGCCTTACACCTCCTCAGTCAAG ATTTGCCACACGTGTCTGGGAATTGGGAGGTTACCGTGCAAGGAATGTGTTGGCAGTGGGAGG AAAGTTTGCTTGATGTGTAACGGCTCTGGTGTTCAACCGAACAGTGAAGTCTGCATGCACTGCAACGGTGGCGGGAGAGTAAC CTGCCTTAGGTGCGGTGGGCGGGGCTCTAGACAGTGCAACACCTGCAATGGGAAGAGACAGCTCCTTGTATTTATCAACCTCAAGGTCCAATG GACCAATAATAAGGAAGATTTTGTCGAGGAGCAGTCGAGTGGTCTGAAAATGAAGAAATTTAGTAAAGTCTCTGGCAGGGAAATGTTCCAAGACTTCCAAAATATA CTTCACCCAGTGATGGGTTTTCCGGACCCTGCAGTGGCCCAAGCTTCTGAACGCTTGCTAAAAGAACATCAGTCCCAGTATGGACAGGTGTCCCGCATTCTCCAACAG CGCCACACCATTGAGCTGATCCCCGTAATGCGGGTAACCTACTCATGGAAAGAGAAGACCTATATCTACTTTGTGTTTGGAAATGAGATGAGCGTGAATGCTGATGACTACCCggccacctgctgctgctgctcagtgATGTAG